In a genomic window of Pleurocapsa sp. PCC 7319:
- a CDS encoding YqaE/Pmp3 family membrane protein, with amino-acid sequence MDIVRIICAIFLPPLGVFLQTGFSAQLAINILLTLLGYIPGIVHAIWIIAKE; translated from the coding sequence ATGGACATTGTCAGAATTATTTGTGCTATATTCTTGCCTCCCCTAGGTGTATTTTTACAGACAGGGTTTAGCGCCCAATTAGCAATTAATATCTTACTTACCTTATTAGGATATATTCCTGGTATAGTTCACGCAATATGGATAATTGCTAAAGAGTAA
- a CDS encoding mechanosensitive ion channel family protein, with translation MSQTIDTVVNSLQDLLGNAIKVLPDLIAALVIIMLTRYAAQFTRRIADKIGKQTLGSKSLRLLLCKTAYITTWIVGVVLACVVAFPGLRLGDIIATLGLGSVAVGFAFQDIFKNFLSGILILIQQPFQIDDQIVVGDYEGTVDKIDIRATKLRTYDGERILIPNSEVFTSAVRVRTAFDQRRTDLAVGVDYNASLPEAKHILQKTIEGVEGVLENKAPEIDLVGFGDSSIDFIVRYWTHPRQPQVRQVQSRAIMAIKEALDAANIGIPYPIRTLYFYNQDKYNDFMPDNTNKNASSKSSDRSYTSSTKSSS, from the coding sequence ATGAGCCAAACTATAGATACTGTTGTCAACAGCTTACAAGATTTACTGGGTAATGCAATCAAAGTTTTGCCAGATCTAATTGCCGCTTTGGTTATTATTATGCTGACTCGCTATGCGGCTCAGTTTACTAGAAGAATTGCCGACAAAATAGGCAAACAAACTTTAGGTAGTAAATCATTGCGGTTATTACTATGTAAAACTGCTTATATTACCACGTGGATAGTAGGAGTTGTATTGGCTTGTGTGGTGGCTTTTCCCGGGTTACGTTTAGGAGATATTATTGCCACTTTGGGACTAGGTTCTGTCGCTGTTGGTTTCGCTTTTCAAGATATTTTCAAAAACTTCTTATCGGGAATTCTAATTTTAATTCAGCAACCATTTCAAATTGACGATCAAATAGTTGTTGGTGATTATGAAGGTACGGTAGATAAGATCGATATTCGTGCTACTAAACTTCGTACTTATGATGGTGAAAGAATTTTAATACCTAATTCAGAAGTATTTACCAGTGCTGTTAGAGTAAGAACGGCTTTCGATCAACGTCGTACCGATTTAGCAGTTGGTGTAGACTACAATGCTTCTTTACCCGAAGCTAAACATATTTTACAAAAAACTATTGAAGGTGTTGAAGGAGTTTTAGAAAACAAAGCTCCAGAGATAGACTTAGTTGGGTTTGGTGACAGTTCAATCGATTTTATTGTTCGTTATTGGACTCATCCCAGACAACCACAGGTGAGACAGGTACAATCTAGGGCCATTATGGCAATAAAAGAAGCATTAGATGCAGCTAATATTGGGATTCCTTATCCTATTCGCACGCTTTATTTTTATAACCAAGATAAGTACAACGATTTTATGCCTGATAATACTAATAAAAATGCAAGTAGTAAAAGCAGCGATCGCTCCTATACAAGTTCTACCAAGTCTAGTAGTTAG
- a CDS encoding alpha-amylase family glycosyl hydrolase has translation MANLIEFKLFAPYNQEAAVIGSFSDWQPVVMEKGDDGHFRTKIELEDGEYEYKFRVRSLSWFLEKNEWVEVVDPYAVNIAPESQNGTITIKDGVKIVDTYVWQHDDVPLPADHELVIYELHIGDFSGAEDDSKKRGKYQHVIEKLDYLLDLGINAIELMPVKENAGTYSWGYSPQHFFAAESNYGTTYELKHLIDECHGKGIRVLMDGIYNHSNTECPLTQIDHDYWFHHSPTDPDNSWGPEFNYEKYDENLDVKPAWKYVGDTVDFWTKEYHIDGIRYDAARQIDNYDFMHWVVDKAKENAGMKPFINIAEHIPEDPAITNLEGPMDGCWHYSFYHTVIEHICGDRYEPEELKNVIDCKRQGYMGTTNVVNYITNHDHERVMVELGNRNIVDEAAFKRAKLAVVLLMTAVGIPMVWMGEEFGDYQPLDQEASKIDWTLLAGENNKHLFAHYKGLINLRKENHALYTENIEFFHEDPESKVIAYTRWNDEGSRVVVVANFSDQYLAGYAVPNFPADGTWHEWTGNYDVEAGESQILIDLPEYEAQVFVK, from the coding sequence ATGGCTAATTTGATAGAATTTAAATTATTCGCTCCGTATAATCAAGAAGCCGCAGTTATTGGTTCTTTTTCTGATTGGCAGCCTGTAGTTATGGAAAAGGGTGATGATGGTCATTTTAGAACTAAAATTGAGCTAGAAGATGGAGAATACGAGTATAAGTTTCGCGTTCGTTCTTTAAGTTGGTTTTTGGAAAAAAATGAATGGGTCGAGGTAGTAGATCCCTATGCGGTAAATATTGCACCAGAAAGTCAAAACGGTACTATTACGATTAAAGATGGTGTAAAGATTGTTGATACTTATGTCTGGCAACATGACGACGTTCCCTTACCTGCAGACCATGAACTAGTTATTTACGAACTGCATATTGGCGACTTTTCGGGTGCTGAAGATGATTCTAAAAAACGGGGTAAATACCAGCACGTAATTGAGAAGTTAGACTATTTATTGGACTTAGGAATCAACGCAATTGAATTGATGCCAGTTAAAGAAAATGCTGGTACTTATAGTTGGGGTTATAGTCCACAACATTTCTTTGCTGCTGAGTCTAACTACGGTACTACCTATGAATTGAAACATCTAATTGATGAATGTCATGGTAAAGGTATTCGTGTATTAATGGACGGAATTTATAACCATTCCAATACTGAATGTCCTTTAACACAAATCGATCACGATTATTGGTTTCACCATTCTCCTACCGATCCAGATAATAGCTGGGGTCCCGAATTTAACTACGAAAAATATGATGAAAATTTAGATGTTAAACCTGCTTGGAAATATGTTGGAGACACCGTAGATTTTTGGACTAAAGAGTATCATATCGATGGTATTCGCTATGATGCAGCCAGACAAATTGATAACTATGACTTTATGCACTGGGTTGTTGATAAAGCTAAAGAAAATGCAGGGATGAAGCCTTTTATCAACATTGCTGAGCATATTCCTGAAGATCCAGCAATTACCAACTTAGAAGGTCCAATGGATGGCTGCTGGCACTACAGCTTTTACCATACTGTCATCGAACACATTTGTGGCGATCGCTATGAACCAGAAGAACTTAAAAACGTCATTGACTGCAAACGTCAAGGCTATATGGGTACAACTAATGTAGTCAACTACATTACCAATCACGATCATGAGAGAGTAATGGTAGAGTTGGGCAACCGCAATATTGTCGATGAAGCAGCTTTTAAACGAGCAAAACTAGCTGTGGTTTTATTGATGACCGCGGTCGGTATTCCCATGGTATGGATGGGCGAAGAGTTTGGCGACTATCAACCTCTAGATCAAGAAGCCAGCAAAATTGATTGGACTTTATTAGCAGGAGAAAATAACAAACATCTATTTGCGCATTACAAAGGTTTAATTAACTTACGCAAAGAAAATCACGCTCTGTATACAGAAAACATCGAATTCTTCCATGAAGATCCAGAATCCAAAGTAATTGCTTATACTCGCTGGAATGACGAAGGTTCTCGTGTAGTAGTTGTGGCTAACTTTTCTGACCAATATTTAGCTGGTTACGCTGTTCCTAATTTTCCTGCCGATGGTACTTGGCATGAATGGACTGGTAACTATGATGTTGAAGCAGGAGAAAGTCAAATTTTAATTGATTTACCTGAATATGAAGCGCAGGTATTTGTTAAATAA
- a CDS encoding CsbD family protein, which yields MSTEDRVKATAKNIEGKAQEAMGKVTGDKADQAEGKAKQAEASAQHAVEDTKDAVKDAVD from the coding sequence ATGAGTACTGAAGATAGAGTAAAAGCTACAGCTAAAAATATTGAAGGTAAAGCTCAAGAAGCAATGGGTAAAGTCACTGGCGATAAAGCAGATCAAGCTGAAGGTAAAGCTAAGCAGGCTGAAGCATCTGCTCAACACGCTGTTGAAGATACTAAAGATGCAGTAAAAGATGCAGTTGACTAA
- a CDS encoding cell wall metabolism sensor histidine kinase WalK → MSLITISVQLLRRGFPLPPRRLIIIYLTVAISIISISEIFLYFFIIRNLDQESNQELLSLVEIAAPSLGIVKTEGLENIEKQLSWRELFAEHKQSLEWFDSQGRLLAREGQNFLEAPLKTTISEQVKSEDFPLFKRQGQVRTVTIAMYGDSQQNQTVVLEGYIRASESTEEMDQIRNNLQLGLALGGSLALILISMSSIYLTQQAIMPVKQGFRKLKQMTTDVSHQLRTPLTRISMATEILLTHTDKIQPSDTRKLKIINDAVEQLRSLIEDLLFLIRLDLTANLEELQFSDVSLNLLLQNLRGKYQITAAKKSIDFQVRIEQKLTVKGNSNKLTKVLNNLLENAFEYTEAGGKVVVLGKLRGEEVIISIRDTGMGISPEELPHIYQYFWRGEAAKLKVAEGSGLGLTIARAVIEQHGGQLEVTSQLGKGSYVLVCLPSV, encoded by the coding sequence ATGTCATTAATAACTATTTCCGTACAACTTCTCAGGAGAGGTTTTCCACTACCACCAAGGCGTTTAATCATAATTTATTTGACCGTAGCCATCTCAATCATTAGTATATCTGAAATATTCTTATATTTTTTTATTATTCGTAATCTCGATCAAGAATCAAATCAAGAGCTACTGAGTTTAGTGGAAATAGCGGCACCAAGTTTAGGGATCGTCAAGACAGAAGGACTAGAAAATATCGAGAAACAATTATCGTGGCGAGAGCTGTTCGCCGAACATAAACAGAGTTTAGAGTGGTTTGACAGTCAGGGTCGGTTGTTGGCTAGAGAAGGACAGAACTTTTTGGAAGCCCCGTTAAAGACAACTATCAGTGAGCAGGTCAAATCAGAGGACTTTCCCTTATTTAAACGCCAGGGTCAGGTGCGCACAGTAACGATTGCCATGTATGGAGATAGTCAACAGAATCAGACAGTAGTGTTAGAGGGGTATATTCGGGCGAGTGAATCGACCGAGGAAATGGACCAAATCCGTAATAATTTGCAGCTAGGATTGGCTTTGGGAGGTAGTTTAGCTCTAATACTCATTAGTATGAGCAGCATCTATTTGACGCAACAAGCTATTATGCCGGTCAAACAAGGTTTTCGCAAGTTAAAGCAGATGACGACAGACGTATCACATCAACTGAGAACCCCCTTAACCAGAATCAGCATGGCGACGGAAATATTGTTGACCCACACTGACAAAATACAACCCTCAGATACGAGAAAACTGAAAATAATCAATGATGCGGTCGAACAACTCAGAAGTTTAATCGAAGATTTATTATTTTTAATCAGATTAGACTTAACGGCAAATTTAGAAGAGTTGCAATTTTCGGATGTGTCGTTGAATCTGCTGCTGCAAAATTTGAGAGGGAAGTATCAAATCACAGCAGCCAAAAAGTCAATTGATTTTCAAGTCAGAATTGAGCAGAAACTAACAGTCAAGGGCAATAGCAACAAATTAACGAAAGTATTGAACAATCTTTTAGAGAATGCCTTTGAGTATACCGAAGCGGGAGGAAAGGTAGTGGTATTAGGGAAATTACGAGGGGAGGAGGTCATCATCTCCATTAGAGACACCGGAATGGGGATCAGCCCCGAAGAGTTACCTCATATCTATCAATATTTTTGGCGAGGGGAAGCAGCCAAGCTGAAGGTAGCAGAGGGTTCGGGATTAGGGTTGACCATTGCCCGAGCCGTGATTGAGCAACATGGAGGTCAACTCGAAGTTACAAGTCAGTTGGGAAAAGGTAGTTATGTGTTAGTTTGTTTACCATCTGTCTGA
- a CDS encoding cell wall metabolism sensor histidine kinase WalK produces MDWVTVSNKISNQDFPEIRRRLMLGYLAVMAAIFGVSATSLYLFFARSLEQQLNQELITLAHAAAPSLDIVKEEGKQDLDRELAWQELFSRKKQSLEWFEVDGKTLNRVGDFFPQAPFYKKLLTSPSSRNSLLFQDEDNIRSVTIAVYADEAQGSVLKLKGYIRASESTRELKATLNQLQLGLWLGGVTGIMLIGLSSVYLTHQAFKPTLQSFQQLKRFAADASHELGNPLTKISFATEILLNYPEQIASSGGKKKLEIINRATEQMKYLLDDLLFLARTDANTSLSYSEKAEIRIDQLLPQLVEPLMAVASSKEIELKCELDCRLLVKGDASQLNRLFSNLLGNAIKYTERGGEVNLSLAKSKQNAVIAIQDTGIGIARENLSYVFQRFWRDERVRKQKTEGSGLGLAIAKTIVKKHQGKITVESELGLGTCFKVYLPLVKEKERKERVSS; encoded by the coding sequence ATGGATTGGGTTACCGTCTCAAACAAAATCTCCAACCAGGATTTTCCTGAAATACGCCGACGCCTAATGCTGGGTTACTTGGCAGTCATGGCGGCCATATTTGGCGTGTCGGCAACATCATTGTATCTATTCTTTGCCAGAAGTCTCGAGCAACAGTTAAACCAAGAACTGATCACCTTAGCTCATGCGGCAGCGCCGAGTCTGGACATAGTCAAAGAAGAAGGAAAACAAGATTTAGACCGAGAACTAGCGTGGCAAGAACTGTTTTCGCGCAAGAAACAGAGTTTAGAATGGTTTGAAGTCGATGGCAAGACGTTGAATCGAGTGGGGGATTTTTTTCCTCAAGCACCGTTTTACAAAAAGCTGTTAACCTCGCCATCGAGTAGAAATTCACTCTTATTCCAAGACGAAGATAATATCAGGAGTGTGACGATCGCGGTCTATGCCGATGAAGCCCAAGGTAGTGTCTTAAAGCTGAAAGGTTATATCAGGGCAAGTGAATCGACCAGAGAGCTAAAAGCGACCTTAAATCAACTGCAATTAGGGTTGTGGTTAGGAGGAGTGACCGGAATCATGCTGATTGGGCTCAGTAGTGTGTATCTGACTCATCAAGCGTTCAAACCGACCCTACAGAGCTTTCAGCAGCTGAAGCGGTTTGCCGCCGATGCCTCTCACGAATTAGGCAATCCACTGACCAAGATTAGCTTTGCCACAGAAATACTGTTGAATTATCCCGAACAGATAGCCAGCTCAGGAGGAAAAAAGAAATTAGAAATCATCAATCGGGCGACAGAGCAAATGAAATATCTGTTAGATGATTTGTTATTTTTAGCCCGCACCGATGCCAATACCAGTCTGAGCTACAGCGAAAAAGCCGAAATTAGAATCGATCAACTATTGCCGCAGCTAGTAGAGCCATTGATGGCAGTAGCATCGAGTAAAGAAATAGAGCTTAAATGTGAACTCGATTGTCGGTTGCTAGTCAAAGGAGATGCATCACAACTAAATAGATTGTTTTCCAACCTGTTAGGCAATGCGATTAAGTATACCGAAAGAGGGGGAGAAGTAAATCTGTCGTTGGCCAAATCGAAGCAGAATGCAGTTATCGCGATTCAGGATACAGGAATCGGCATCGCGCGGGAAAATTTAAGCTATGTGTTTCAAAGGTTTTGGCGAGATGAAAGAGTCAGGAAACAAAAGACAGAAGGTTCAGGATTAGGATTGGCGATCGCCAAAACGATTGTCAAAAAACATCAAGGAAAAATCACCGTCGAGAGTGAGCTGGGGCTGGGGACGTGCTTTAAGGTGTACTTACCCTTAGTCAAAGAGAAAGAAAGGAAAGAAAGAGTCAGTAGCTAA
- a CDS encoding response regulator transcription factor, giving the protein MKLLLVEDDREISELLSEVLSDEQYLVDVASDGEEGRDFVESCDYDLVLLDVMLPKLNGVELCRQLRAKKYQMPVMMLTAKDATEDQIDGLDAGADDYVVKPYKLGELLARIRALLRRKTISVSPILQWGDLCLDSNTCKVSYGGKGLKLTPKEYGLLELFLRNGGNLLSRSKILDNLWSFEEPPDENTVKAHMRRLRKKLSKAGAADDFIETVYGLGYRLKQNLQPGFS; this is encoded by the coding sequence ATGAAACTGTTGTTAGTCGAAGACGATCGCGAAATAAGTGAATTACTCAGCGAAGTATTGAGTGACGAACAATATCTAGTCGATGTCGCCAGCGACGGCGAAGAAGGAAGAGATTTTGTCGAATCGTGTGATTACGACTTAGTATTGCTCGATGTGATGTTACCGAAACTAAATGGTGTGGAGCTGTGTCGGCAATTGAGAGCCAAAAAATATCAAATGCCGGTGATGATGTTAACCGCCAAAGATGCCACCGAAGATCAAATCGACGGTCTCGATGCCGGAGCCGATGACTATGTCGTCAAACCCTATAAATTAGGCGAATTACTCGCCAGAATCAGAGCCTTATTAAGGCGGAAAACCATCTCTGTATCGCCAATATTACAGTGGGGAGACTTGTGCCTCGATTCCAATACCTGTAAAGTGTCATATGGGGGTAAAGGATTAAAACTAACTCCTAAAGAATACGGTTTATTAGAGCTGTTTCTGCGCAACGGTGGTAATTTATTGAGTCGGAGCAAGATCTTAGATAATCTCTGGTCATTTGAGGAGCCACCGGATGAAAATACAGTTAAGGCTCACATGAGACGTTTGAGAAAGAAACTGTCGAAAGCTGGAGCTGCGGATGATTTTATTGAAACCGTTTATGGATTGGGTTACCGTCTCAAACAAAATCTCCAACCAGGATTTTCCTGA
- a CDS encoding hypothetical protein (involved in light-induced Na+-dependent proton extrusion) yields MSSGFFQRKSPLSQLKDQFFGNPEQSLKTAYEAASKIKTIENHYFSGYRVPIESLQNDRLQAEVLENLEILQAGVDQFNSSSSASGKLGSNHLEKLIFAEGILANYNQSGSPAALVPLSEPPTSGSSLSTNQVVDVPSSTTPISPPRARTQQPRNVSNPVNNFLNTGSVGKTFDKIKNDFNPKSEQEVVNEFRRSRAMTKVAVRLLALLIVIPILTQQVSKHFVIAPIVQEYRGDTPVSLDELNSEWREEALMELNAYEEELKMEHMFKGVPPIAPEVLEEKVQEEANEIATTYHRKNINSISNVFADFVGLFAFALVLLIRRRDIETLKSFVDNIIYGLSDSAKAFAIILFTDMFVGFHSPHGWEVLLESMANHLGVAANHSAISLFIATVPVVMDTIVKYWIFRYLSQMSASTVATLKEMDD; encoded by the coding sequence ATGTCATCTGGCTTTTTCCAACGTAAATCTCCTTTGAGCCAACTCAAAGACCAATTTTTTGGCAACCCTGAGCAATCTCTCAAGACTGCTTATGAGGCTGCTTCTAAAATTAAGACGATTGAAAACCACTATTTCAGTGGCTATCGTGTCCCCATTGAATCTCTACAAAATGACCGCTTACAGGCTGAGGTCCTAGAAAATCTGGAGATTTTGCAAGCTGGAGTGGACCAATTCAACTCTAGCAGTTCCGCCTCGGGCAAACTCGGTTCCAATCATCTCGAGAAACTGATTTTTGCTGAAGGGATTTTAGCTAACTATAATCAATCTGGCTCTCCTGCTGCCTTGGTTCCCCTCTCTGAGCCTCCGACATCTGGCTCCTCCTTATCTACTAATCAGGTAGTCGATGTCCCCTCCAGCACTACCCCCATCTCTCCACCCCGAGCCCGCACTCAGCAGCCTCGTAATGTTTCTAACCCGGTTAATAACTTTTTAAACACTGGCTCGGTTGGTAAAACTTTTGACAAGATTAAAAATGACTTCAATCCCAAGTCTGAGCAAGAGGTGGTCAATGAGTTTCGCCGTTCTCGTGCCATGACTAAAGTCGCAGTGCGGCTATTAGCCTTACTGATTGTGATCCCGATTTTGACTCAGCAAGTCTCCAAGCATTTTGTGATTGCACCTATCGTCCAGGAGTATCGTGGTGACACTCCGGTTTCTCTCGATGAGTTAAATTCCGAATGGCGCGAAGAAGCACTCATGGAGCTTAATGCCTATGAAGAAGAGCTAAAGATGGAGCATATGTTCAAAGGTGTTCCTCCTATTGCTCCTGAAGTTCTCGAAGAGAAAGTTCAAGAGGAAGCTAATGAAATTGCTACTACTTACCATCGTAAAAATATCAATTCCATTAGTAATGTCTTCGCTGATTTTGTCGGTCTATTTGCCTTTGCCCTGGTGCTCTTAATTCGGCGCCGAGATATTGAGACTCTCAAGTCCTTTGTGGACAATATTATCTACGGTTTGAGTGATAGTGCCAAAGCCTTTGCCATTATTCTGTTTACCGATATGTTTGTCGGTTTCCACTCTCCTCATGGTTGGGAAGTTCTCTTGGAGAGTATGGCTAATCACTTAGGTGTTGCCGCTAATCATAGTGCTATTTCCCTGTTTATTGCGACGGTGCCGGTGGTGATGGATACTATTGTCAAGTACTGGATCTTTAGATATCTCAGTCAAATGTCTGCTTCCACTGTTGCTACTCTCAAGGAAATGGATGATTAA
- a CDS encoding DUF3102 domain-containing protein gives MSSNLSIKVLSHESFDYSNLDPETLSFVQLQTGEIRSLMKRTAQDIIEIGQRLIKVKKCLGHGQYRKWIEAEFNWGKSTANSFENVAKQFSDVQNLDTFAPSALYELAAPSTPEAARKEAIILAKAGKKISYTVSKQIKQKHQNKLAKLKSESTEQPLSSGKSQLVITDRKESTKDSHVLPTNVVDSHILSQRLNQQKVLEVYSPLSEKPTRTTTQKTVNLSLSTDSKSLQYEKWWRLGNHKLYYGEPNSQQFQNQLPQKIALAVAFPPNHNWHWGKIERKINSSLTLSSSYKDIDLRLLRELLRNALELYTESKEIVFMAFVPDPAFLLLAESLDCQCFLAESDLERCEAVIQAWKQTGGDVETMALAK, from the coding sequence ATGTCTTCCAATTTATCGATCAAAGTCTTATCTCATGAAAGTTTCGATTATTCCAACTTGGATCCTGAAACCTTGAGTTTTGTACAGCTGCAAACTGGAGAAATCCGTTCGCTGATGAAGCGAACAGCTCAGGATATTATTGAGATCGGTCAAAGGTTAATCAAAGTTAAAAAGTGCTTGGGTCATGGGCAATACAGAAAGTGGATTGAGGCTGAATTTAATTGGGGTAAATCAACAGCAAATTCTTTTGAAAATGTCGCCAAACAGTTTTCTGATGTCCAAAATTTGGACACCTTTGCACCTTCGGCACTTTACGAGCTAGCAGCTCCTTCAACCCCTGAGGCTGCTAGAAAAGAGGCAATTATTTTAGCTAAAGCTGGCAAAAAAATAAGTTACACAGTTTCTAAACAGATTAAGCAAAAGCATCAAAATAAGTTGGCTAAGTTAAAATCAGAGTCTACTGAACAGCCTTTATCATCTGGGAAATCTCAGTTGGTTATAACAGATAGAAAAGAAAGCACCAAAGATTCTCATGTGCTACCTACTAATGTAGTAGATTCACATATCTTGTCGCAACGACTTAATCAGCAGAAAGTTCTTGAAGTTTATTCTCCCTTATCTGAGAAACCTACAAGAACTACTACTCAAAAAACTGTAAATCTATCCTTATCTACTGATTCCAAATCGCTGCAATATGAGAAGTGGTGGCGATTAGGTAATCATAAGCTTTACTATGGAGAACCTAATTCACAGCAGTTTCAAAATCAATTACCTCAGAAAATTGCTTTGGCTGTTGCTTTTCCACCTAACCATAATTGGCATTGGGGAAAAATCGAGCGAAAAATAAATTCTTCTCTAACTCTTTCTAGTAGTTATAAAGATATTGATTTAAGGCTATTACGAGAATTATTACGTAATGCTTTAGAACTTTATACTGAAAGTAAAGAAATAGTATTTATGGCTTTTGTTCCCGATCCTGCATTTCTTCTACTAGCAGAGAGTCTTGACTGCCAATGCTTTCTCGCAGAATCAGATCTCGAACGTTGTGAAGCTGTAATTCAAGCTTGGAAACAAACTGGTGGAGATGTAGAAACTATGGCTTTAGCTAAGTAA